Within the Butyrivibrio sp. AE3004 genome, the region GGATGTAGGACTTGTTGGTTTTCCTAATGTTGGTAAATCTACATTTTTAACAAAAGTATCAAATGCAAAGCCTAAAGTTGCAAATTATCATTTTACAACACTTACACCTATACTTGGTGTTGTTAGCTTAAATGATGCAAGAGGCTTTGTTGTTGCTGATATTCCCGGACTTATTGAAGGTGCAGCTGACGGTGCAGGTCTTGGTCATGAGTTCTTAAGACATATAGAGCGAACAAGAATGATGATTCATGTTGTTGATGCAGCAGGGACCGAAGGAAGAGATCCGTTTGAAGATATAGAGGCAATAAATAAAGAACTTTCTAAATATAATGCTGATCTTACAAAGAAAACACAAGTAATAGCTGCTAATAAAATTGATATGCTTCCTGAAGGAGAAAATTCTGAAATCATCAAGAAACTCAGAGATAAATTTGAGCCTCAGGGAGTAAAAGTGTTTGCAACATCAACACTAACTGGCAAAGGCATAAACGAACTGTTATACTATATAAGTAGAGAGCTTGATAAACTGGGTGATGAAACTTTTGTTTTTGAAAGTGAATATGATCCGGAAGTTGAATTACAATCTGTCAATGAAGCATTTACTGTAGAGTATGATTCCAATGAAAAGGAATACGTAATAGAAGGACCCAAAATTGAAAAAATGCTTGGGTACACGAACCTTGATTCAGAAAAAGGTTTTGCATTTTTCCAGAGTTTTCTTGTTGAAAACGGAATTTTGGATCAGCTTGAAGCTTTGGGAATACAGGAGGGCGATACTGTCCGTATGTATGGTAACAGTTTTGATTATTACAGAAATGCAGATACAACTTCTGAAAATGATAGTATAGATCAGAACGATGATATAGAAACAGATGCGGAGGACAATGATGAATTTAACGAGTAAACAACGTGCCTATCTAAAAGGACTGGCGATGAATCTGGAGCCTGTTTTTCAGATAGGAAAATCTTCGGTTACACCTGAAGTAACTGAAAGCGTTTTGGAATGTTTTAATAATAAAGAGCTTATA harbors:
- the obgE gene encoding GTPase ObgE, with amino-acid sequence MPAFVDRARIFVKSGKGGDGHISFRREKFVANGGPDGGDGGKGGDVIIKVDLGINTLSDFHFGGKYKAENGEDGGKRRCHGKQGSDIIIKVPQGTVIKEASSGKVIVDMSGDVTEYTLLKGGKGGNGNMHYATSTMQAPRYAQPGQPAKELEILLELKMIADVGLVGFPNVGKSTFLTKVSNAKPKVANYHFTTLTPILGVVSLNDARGFVVADIPGLIEGAADGAGLGHEFLRHIERTRMMIHVVDAAGTEGRDPFEDIEAINKELSKYNADLTKKTQVIAANKIDMLPEGENSEIIKKLRDKFEPQGVKVFATSTLTGKGINELLYYISRELDKLGDETFVFESEYDPEVELQSVNEAFTVEYDSNEKEYVIEGPKIEKMLGYTNLDSEKGFAFFQSFLVENGILDQLEALGIQEGDTVRMYGNSFDYYRNADTTSENDSIDQNDDIETDAEDNDEFNE